In one window of Ruminococcus hominis DNA:
- a CDS encoding substrate-binding domain-containing protein, with protein sequence MKQRTKKLVSMLIVGTMAVSMLAGCGVKKETGSDKSEKKESAKIGVLVADVSGEEAQGFRSYYENYIADNYDVEFSYTDALESAEDEKAAIEKFASQGCQAIISFSSSDRAQQIETCEKYGVYYAVASGVLDDQQYETYKTYEHFVGQVGPSNETEFEAGKDMGAYYKEEGVSKVALYGAFVPNPMHVYRVAGVLAGLGCTYGGASDMDAIVGQIFQDQTVDLSKVGGDVEVVAYLQGYGDTTTDELNAAIQKTPDAFISVGMATTFFAQSLNEAGISFSDIDSFTATNETAMKEGKLTYLSGKYSSSIGPVFALVMNAIDGNVIRDEDGNAPSISQKYLVATDVETFDKYYVSDNGDSPIYDKETLDNIIGENVTFDDVKTLVESK encoded by the coding sequence ATGAAGCAAAGAACAAAAAAACTTGTAAGTATGTTAATTGTTGGAACTATGGCAGTGTCTATGCTTGCAGGATGTGGGGTAAAAAAGGAGACTGGTTCTGATAAGTCGGAGAAAAAAGAAAGCGCAAAGATAGGAGTCCTGGTTGCAGACGTAAGTGGGGAAGAAGCGCAGGGATTTCGTTCTTATTATGAGAACTATATTGCAGATAATTACGATGTAGAATTTTCTTATACAGATGCGCTTGAGAGTGCAGAAGATGAAAAGGCAGCAATTGAGAAATTCGCATCACAGGGATGTCAGGCGATTATTTCTTTCTCAAGCAGTGATCGTGCACAGCAGATAGAAACTTGCGAAAAATATGGGGTATATTATGCGGTTGCATCAGGAGTGCTTGATGACCAGCAGTATGAGACATATAAAACATATGAACATTTTGTAGGACAAGTAGGACCAAGTAACGAGACTGAATTCGAAGCCGGAAAAGATATGGGAGCTTACTATAAAGAAGAGGGAGTTTCTAAAGTTGCACTTTATGGGGCATTCGTTCCAAATCCAATGCATGTTTATCGAGTTGCAGGAGTTCTTGCAGGCTTGGGTTGTACATATGGCGGAGCAAGTGATATGGATGCAATTGTAGGACAGATTTTCCAGGATCAGACAGTAGATTTGTCAAAAGTTGGCGGAGATGTTGAGGTTGTAGCATATCTTCAGGGATATGGGGATACAACAACGGATGAGTTAAATGCAGCAATTCAGAAAACCCCGGATGCATTTATTTCTGTTGGTATGGCAACTACATTTTTCGCACAGTCTTTAAATGAAGCTGGAATTTCATTCTCAGATATCGATTCTTTTACAGCGACAAATGAAACTGCAATGAAAGAAGGAAAACTGACATATCTTTCAGGAAAATATTCTTCTTCTATCGGACCTGTCTTTGCACTTGTTATGAATGCGATCGATGGTAATGTGATTCGTGATGAGGATGGAAACGCACCATCTATCAGTCAGAAGTATCTTGTTGCAACAGATGTTGAGACTTTTGACAAATATTATGTATCAGACAATGGTGATTCACCAATTTATGACAAAGAAACGTTGGATAATATCATTGGAGAAAATGTGACTTTTGATGATGTAAAAACATTGGTTGAGTCTAAATAG
- a CDS encoding glycoside hydrolase family 3 protein, which translates to MAKINMKENPFFLDEEAQEWVLDTWKKMSLEQKCGQVFCPMGLGNDPELLKHLTQDIGVGGLMYRADTTKNIQQTHRMLQEFSDIPLLLAANTEAGGDGLALEGTSFGKPMAVAATNNPENGYRMGLTACKEGAALGLNWSFAPIVDINYDFHNPITNVRTFGSDPEKVLAFASRYLDAADECDVAVAIKHFPGDGVDERDQHILTSVNSFSTEKWDETFGYVYSNLIQKGAKTVMVGHIAQPAYVKAINPNATRKEMLRPASLSPELLTGLLRGKLGFNGLISTDATPMVGFTAAMKRCEAIPQAIAAGCDMILFNKSLEEDYGYLLTAVKEGKVSEERLDEAVLRILATKASLHLHEKKRTKTLVPGEEAIKIVGCQTHKTWAKEVADQAITLVRDNQNLLPISPKKYKRVYLNVIQKDSNPDSPFVQKWKAQFEKEGFEVTVRDRRTAITVEDFIEPERMTPEKGKLMHEMYRSVEEMKQDYDLYVYICNMENASNNTTLRLNWNVCFGLGDDAPWFVSEIPTMMISTAYPFHLFDAPMIDTYINSYSGNPEFIQVTMEKIMGRSEFCGVSPVDALCGKDYI; encoded by the coding sequence ATGGCGAAAATAAATATGAAAGAAAATCCGTTCTTTTTGGATGAAGAAGCACAGGAGTGGGTACTGGATACATGGAAGAAGATGAGCCTGGAGCAGAAATGTGGGCAGGTATTCTGTCCTATGGGATTAGGAAATGATCCAGAATTATTGAAGCATTTGACACAGGATATTGGTGTGGGAGGATTAATGTATCGTGCGGATACTACGAAAAATATTCAGCAGACGCACAGGATGCTTCAGGAATTTTCGGATATACCACTTCTGTTGGCAGCAAATACAGAAGCAGGCGGAGATGGTCTTGCGCTGGAAGGAACATCATTTGGTAAGCCGATGGCAGTTGCAGCGACAAATAATCCAGAAAATGGATATCGTATGGGACTTACAGCATGCAAAGAAGGAGCTGCGCTTGGATTGAACTGGTCGTTTGCACCAATTGTTGACATTAATTATGACTTCCACAATCCAATTACGAATGTACGTACATTTGGAAGTGATCCAGAGAAAGTGTTGGCATTTGCATCAAGATATCTGGATGCAGCAGATGAGTGTGACGTAGCAGTTGCAATCAAACACTTTCCAGGTGATGGAGTGGATGAAAGAGACCAGCATATATTGACCAGTGTAAACTCATTTTCTACAGAAAAATGGGATGAAACTTTCGGTTATGTGTATAGCAATTTGATTCAGAAAGGTGCAAAGACTGTGATGGTAGGTCATATTGCACAGCCGGCTTATGTAAAAGCAATCAATCCGAATGCAACAAGAAAAGAGATGCTGCGTCCGGCATCTCTATCACCGGAACTTTTAACGGGATTGCTGAGAGGTAAGCTGGGATTTAATGGTTTGATCAGTACAGATGCAACGCCGATGGTAGGATTTACAGCAGCAATGAAAAGATGCGAGGCAATTCCACAGGCAATTGCAGCAGGATGCGATATGATTTTGTTTAATAAGAGTCTGGAAGAAGATTATGGATATTTACTGACGGCAGTAAAAGAAGGAAAAGTCAGCGAGGAACGTTTGGACGAAGCTGTACTTCGGATTCTTGCAACAAAAGCTTCCTTACATTTACATGAGAAGAAGAGAACTAAGACACTGGTTCCGGGAGAAGAGGCAATAAAGATTGTAGGGTGCCAGACACATAAAACATGGGCGAAAGAAGTGGCAGATCAGGCAATTACGTTAGTTCGGGATAATCAGAATCTTCTTCCGATTTCTCCGAAAAAATATAAGAGAGTGTATCTGAATGTAATTCAAAAAGACTCGAATCCGGATAGCCCTTTTGTTCAGAAGTGGAAAGCACAGTTTGAAAAAGAAGGGTTTGAGGTTACGGTAAGAGATCGGCGTACTGCAATTACAGTAGAAGATTTCATAGAGCCAGAAAGAATGACACCGGAAAAAGGAAAATTGATGCATGAGATGTACCGCAGTGTGGAAGAAATGAAACAGGATTATGATTTGTATGTTTACATTTGTAATATGGAAAATGCATCGAATAATACAACTTTGAGACTGAATTGGAATGTTTGTTTTGGTTTGGGAGATGATGCTCCATGGTTTGTATCAGAAATCCCGACAATGATGATTTCAACAGCATATCCGTTTCATTTATTTGATGCACCAATGATAGATACTTATATTAACAGTTACAGTGGAAATCCGGAGTTTATTCAGGTAACGATGGAAAAAATTATGGGGCGTTCAGAATTTTGTGGGGTAAGCCCTGTGGATGCGTTATGCGGAAAGGATTATATCTGA
- a CDS encoding PucR family transcriptional regulator, translating into MAYLENIINRLESTLKIHVHGTYHARAEIDSVLFWNSKQSHAPHPGGNILYLCDAAHFQGAPIDEYILIVNYPDCELPASCLCIPQKIALDEVFNQIQTVILEHHLLKQKEEELFQTLQHNSGLQGITNIAYMHLHNPITVCDTSFSILAASPQVTNDNNLEEKDGRFFVRDSKLQNMLDTKLVKKIYSTTVPFITYIEDYPFKWVFQSIRIQHSVVGYVCIRETQKDFVEEDLDYINMFCHVIAIEMQREMSFQTNTRLNYEYFLTELLEGHFSQKEYIVNNMVQLGHQPGKYYFLLIIDEAPTNHNSGIQLKNLYQQILTILPNSMAVFFYGKLTVFLPCDSYRPFSEKTLTKFYAFLQFHQLYAYVSFPYENITESHIYYKQAAFLSSFYSEHTLIPEDYIVYYRNHFLQHTFSLCKDFTTLKSTIHPDIYKIIRHDQEQNTDYANTLRTYLMNGRNAVRTANELHIHKSTFFYRLNKMEELFDLDMIREETMVAYEYSFILMDYLEKSKL; encoded by the coding sequence ATGGCATATTTAGAAAACATTATCAACCGATTGGAGTCTACTTTGAAGATCCATGTTCATGGAACTTATCACGCCCGCGCCGAGATTGACTCCGTCTTATTTTGGAATTCAAAACAAAGTCATGCACCACATCCGGGCGGAAACATTTTATATTTATGTGATGCTGCTCATTTTCAGGGAGCCCCTATTGATGAATACATACTCATTGTAAATTATCCAGATTGTGAGCTTCCTGCCAGCTGTCTCTGTATTCCGCAAAAAATCGCTCTGGATGAAGTTTTTAACCAGATTCAGACGGTCATACTAGAACATCATTTGCTAAAACAAAAAGAAGAAGAACTTTTCCAGACACTGCAGCATAACAGCGGACTTCAAGGAATCACAAATATCGCATATATGCATCTGCATAATCCAATTACGGTCTGTGATACAAGTTTTTCGATCTTAGCAGCCAGCCCACAAGTCACCAATGATAATAACCTTGAAGAAAAAGATGGGCGCTTTTTTGTAAGAGATTCCAAACTGCAAAATATGCTTGATACAAAATTAGTAAAAAAGATTTATTCCACAACAGTACCTTTTATCACTTACATTGAAGACTACCCATTCAAATGGGTCTTTCAAAGCATTCGTATTCAACACTCTGTTGTCGGATATGTTTGCATTCGTGAAACACAAAAAGATTTTGTAGAAGAAGATTTAGACTATATCAATATGTTCTGTCATGTAATTGCGATTGAAATGCAACGTGAAATGAGTTTCCAGACGAATACACGATTAAATTACGAATATTTTTTAACAGAACTTTTAGAAGGACATTTCAGTCAGAAAGAATATATTGTAAACAACATGGTGCAACTGGGACACCAACCGGGGAAATATTACTTTCTTCTCATCATCGATGAAGCACCAACAAACCATAATTCCGGGATTCAGTTAAAGAACTTATATCAACAGATTTTAACAATCCTGCCAAACAGTATGGCGGTGTTCTTTTACGGAAAACTGACCGTCTTTTTGCCGTGCGATTCCTACCGGCCATTCAGCGAAAAGACATTGACCAAATTCTATGCATTCCTTCAATTTCATCAGTTGTATGCATATGTAAGCTTTCCTTATGAGAATATTACAGAAAGTCATATTTATTACAAACAGGCTGCTTTTCTGTCCTCATTTTATTCAGAGCACACTTTGATTCCAGAGGATTATATCGTCTATTACCGGAATCATTTTCTGCAGCATACGTTTTCGCTGTGTAAAGACTTTACGACTTTGAAATCAACCATTCATCCGGATATCTATAAAATCATCCGCCATGACCAGGAGCAGAACACGGATTATGCCAATACACTCCGGACTTATCTGATGAACGGAAGAAATGCTGTACGCACCGCGAATGAACTACATATTCATAAAAGTACCTTTTTTTATCGGTTAAATAAAATGGAAGAACTTTTTGATCTGGATATGATACGGGAAGAAACGATGGTTGCTTACGAGTATTCTTTTATTTTGATGGATTATCTGGAGAAGAGCAAACTTTGA
- a CDS encoding ABC transporter permease subunit — translation MSTEKEKKNEINKHKISQIIITVLPFVALAVLFVVFVAVVTMKGYRLDMYLKIVFNEGVVLAVVATGAIFIYTLGTFDISLGAATLFAATMGVVTYNKTEKFVLMILVIFVVGIACSLFNSVLASIFHIPAFVTTVAMMSVLSASAAQIITTKGGALGGISIPSVVVKPYDNMVFKIIMLVVFYVICFFIFNLTKAGRRQKFIGGNPICAALTGIEYNKYTIIAFVMAGIGVGLGALLTLIYTPSVTTTTASSIGMNIFIAIVFGGMPISGGARSRIHAALVGGFSFMLLNDILELVIDGSAAYGITQLISAIFFLVVVYVTSMNYRSAMLPR, via the coding sequence GTGAGTACAGAAAAAGAAAAGAAAAACGAGATAAATAAACATAAAATCTCACAGATTATTATCACTGTTCTTCCTTTTGTAGCTTTAGCAGTCTTGTTTGTTGTATTTGTGGCTGTGGTAACAATGAAAGGATATCGGTTGGATATGTATCTGAAGATTGTTTTTAATGAAGGTGTTGTATTAGCAGTAGTAGCGACCGGGGCAATTTTCATCTATACACTTGGAACGTTTGATATCAGTCTTGGTGCAGCAACATTATTTGCGGCAACGATGGGAGTTGTTACATATAACAAAACAGAAAAGTTTGTTTTGATGATTTTGGTGATTTTTGTAGTGGGAATTGCCTGTTCACTGTTTAACTCTGTATTAGCATCAATATTCCATATACCGGCATTTGTCACTACTGTTGCAATGATGTCTGTATTATCAGCCAGTGCAGCACAGATCATTACAACGAAAGGTGGAGCACTTGGTGGCATCAGTATCCCAAGTGTGGTGGTGAAACCATATGACAATATGGTATTTAAAATCATAATGCTGGTTGTATTTTATGTGATTTGTTTCTTTATATTTAATCTTACAAAAGCAGGAAGAAGACAAAAATTTATAGGAGGCAATCCAATATGTGCAGCGTTAACAGGAATTGAATATAACAAATATACGATTATTGCCTTTGTTATGGCTGGAATTGGTGTAGGACTTGGCGCATTGTTGACGTTAATTTATACGCCATCCGTTACGACAACGACTGCATCAAGCATTGGAATGAATATTTTTATAGCGATTGTATTCGGTGGAATGCCAATATCAGGAGGAGCCCGCTCCAGAATTCATGCAGCATTGGTCGGAGGATTTTCATTTATGCTTTTAAACGACATACTGGAACTCGTGATTGATGGAAGTGCGGCGTATGGAATTACACAGTTGATCAGTGCGATATTTTTCCTGGTCGTTGTATATGTGACAAGTATGAATTATAGATCAGCAATGTTACCAAGATAA
- a CDS encoding flavodoxin family protein, which translates to MSYKVMGITAGRKNSNSEILLKEALLACQEAGADVTMINLKDYHIEDCTGCTSCTAGMSQGKNVGCVLDDKDDKKKIMDVMLDQDAVIISVPTYDLMPSAQYLTFAQRSLSYETAFLETIGAIEHKDRVAGLISVGGSTRAWQSMALEGLQATMFTTDMKVVDMLLATRVPGAAQCLLDDELIERAHKMGENIMKAVETPAEERTWLGDEDMGWCPNCHSNALVLGEKQWDGLYYPVECQVCGAGGNLEQTEDGKWKFVIQKDGLIKDRTTVEGRAKHLEEIGATQGGFYANPENRQIVQKKIAKYKNLQFKTI; encoded by the coding sequence ATGAGCTATAAAGTAATGGGGATTACTGCAGGAAGAAAGAACAGCAACAGTGAGATTTTGCTGAAAGAGGCGCTTTTAGCCTGTCAGGAGGCGGGAGCCGACGTAACAATGATCAATTTGAAAGATTATCATATTGAGGATTGTACAGGATGTACATCATGTACTGCAGGAATGTCACAGGGAAAAAATGTGGGATGCGTCCTGGATGATAAAGACGATAAGAAGAAAATTATGGACGTAATGTTAGATCAGGATGCTGTTATTATTTCTGTTCCGACATATGACTTAATGCCAAGTGCACAGTACCTTACATTTGCACAGAGAAGTTTAAGCTACGAGACTGCTTTCCTTGAGACAATCGGAGCAATCGAACATAAAGATCGAGTAGCAGGATTGATTTCTGTCGGAGGCTCTACAAGAGCATGGCAGTCTATGGCACTGGAAGGACTTCAGGCAACAATGTTTACAACAGATATGAAAGTTGTTGATATGCTTCTTGCTACAAGAGTTCCTGGAGCAGCACAGTGTCTTTTGGATGACGAGTTAATCGAAAGAGCTCATAAGATGGGTGAGAATATTATGAAAGCAGTAGAGACACCTGCCGAGGAGCGTACATGGCTTGGTGATGAAGACATGGGATGGTGCCCGAACTGTCACAGCAATGCTTTAGTATTGGGAGAAAAACAGTGGGATGGTCTGTATTATCCAGTAGAATGTCAGGTATGTGGAGCCGGCGGTAATCTGGAGCAGACAGAAGATGGAAAATGGAAATTCGTGATCCAGAAAGATGGTCTGATCAAAGATCGTACAACTGTAGAAGGAAGAGCAAAACATCTCGAAGAGATCGGAGCAACACAAGGTGGATTCTATGCAAATCCAGAAAACAGACAGATTGTCCAGAAGAAAATTGCAAAATATAAAAATCTTCAGTTCAAGACAATTTAA
- the cutA gene encoding divalent cation tolerance protein CutA, protein MDFKYCKLEIFIPETHITQLQKALQSVDAGHIGKYDSCMSCSQLISYWRPLDGTDPYIGKAGEISCEREVKVEVTVYTEKVEETIRAIKEVHPYEEPVINALPIYRVSFL, encoded by the coding sequence ATGGATTTTAAATATTGTAAACTGGAAATTTTTATTCCGGAAACTCATATTACACAACTACAGAAAGCTCTACAATCGGTAGATGCCGGTCATATAGGAAAGTATGATTCGTGTATGTCATGTTCGCAGCTTATCAGTTATTGGAGACCGTTAGATGGAACAGATCCGTATATAGGAAAAGCAGGAGAAATCAGTTGTGAGCGGGAAGTGAAAGTGGAAGTAACAGTATATACGGAGAAGGTTGAGGAGACAATTCGTGCAATCAAGGAGGTGCATCCATACGAAGAACCAGTGATCAATGCACTTCCGATTTATAGGGTGAGCTTTTTGTAG
- a CDS encoding ABC transporter permease, whose amino-acid sequence MSTPKKIAGTMVIPVLTFLILEMICMAHGNNIITNMKSFDNFVVYTAIVMLTTIALSINLNSGRFDFSLGSMAALASIIGAKLSYAVLGGGSGSAVLMLFVTIVAGAVLGLISGGIYVLLRIPPIITSLGVTLIYEGIMYTITNGKYVMAEVQNPSMSGFVGTWIYAATIIVVVLILSIVIFDYTRFGYDYKALKDGQKVAVNTGIREIPNALICYTICGALMGTVGFLNAARNTTINGGQLNFSSIAIMFTAFLPMFIGSYISRYSNEKVGFLLAAVCMSLLNSTFAVLSNVVTASMQSIINAVLLVVFLIYLNNEKLLVKILFGRRN is encoded by the coding sequence ATGAGTACCCCTAAGAAAATAGCAGGAACTATGGTGATTCCAGTGCTGACATTTCTTATACTTGAAATGATTTGTATGGCACATGGAAATAATATAATAACAAATATGAAGAGTTTCGATAATTTTGTCGTTTATACAGCGATTGTTATGCTAACAACGATTGCTCTGTCAATTAATCTAAACAGTGGAAGATTCGATTTCTCCCTTGGGTCTATGGCGGCTCTGGCATCCATTATCGGAGCAAAATTAAGCTATGCGGTATTGGGTGGAGGCTCAGGAAGTGCAGTGTTGATGCTGTTTGTTACGATTGTAGCAGGAGCTGTATTGGGGCTGATATCCGGAGGGATTTATGTTTTACTTAGAATTCCTCCAATCATTACATCGCTTGGCGTGACATTGATCTATGAAGGAATCATGTATACGATAACAAATGGAAAGTATGTAATGGCAGAAGTACAGAATCCATCAATGTCAGGGTTCGTAGGGACATGGATCTATGCGGCTACAATCATTGTGGTCGTATTGATCCTAAGCATTGTGATTTTTGATTATACACGTTTTGGGTATGATTATAAGGCGTTGAAAGATGGGCAAAAAGTAGCTGTTAATACAGGAATTCGCGAAATTCCAAATGCACTTATCTGTTACACAATCTGTGGTGCGTTGATGGGAACAGTCGGCTTTTTAAATGCGGCAAGAAATACGACAATTAATGGTGGACAATTGAACTTCAGTTCCATTGCAATCATGTTTACAGCATTTCTTCCAATGTTTATTGGATCCTATATAAGCAGATACAGTAATGAGAAAGTTGGATTTTTGTTAGCAGCGGTGTGTATGTCTCTTCTGAATTCCACATTCGCAGTTTTATCCAATGTGGTGACAGCGTCCATGCAGTCCATTATCAATGCGGTATTACTGGTAGTTTTTCTGATTTATCTGAATAATGAAAAATTATTGGTGAAGATTCTCTTCGGAAGAAGAAACTGA
- the pgmB gene encoding beta-phosphoglucomutase codes for MKIKGLIFDLDGVLVFTDKFHYQAWKTMADELGVYFDETINHRLRGVSRMDSLEIILERYEGPDLSLREKEKLAEKKNEIYRTLLESMTPDDVTKEVRDTLTKLREKGYKLAIGSSSKNAKFILEKVELKDAFDAISDGNNITKSKPDPEVFLKAAEYLGLPPKACMVVEDAEAGIKAAKKGGMYAAGIGEAAKSINADESLKTFSELLDIVDK; via the coding sequence GTGAAGATAAAAGGATTGATTTTTGACCTGGATGGGGTTCTTGTATTTACAGATAAATTTCATTATCAGGCATGGAAAACTATGGCAGACGAACTTGGGGTATATTTTGATGAGACGATTAATCATCGGCTTAGAGGTGTAAGCCGTATGGACTCTCTGGAAATTATTCTGGAACGTTACGAAGGACCAGACTTAAGTTTACGTGAAAAGGAAAAACTGGCTGAAAAGAAAAATGAAATTTACAGGACGTTACTAGAGTCAATGACACCAGACGATGTGACAAAAGAAGTAAGAGATACATTGACAAAACTTCGAGAAAAAGGATATAAATTAGCGATTGGGTCATCCAGTAAGAATGCAAAATTTATTCTGGAAAAGGTAGAATTGAAAGATGCTTTTGATGCAATTTCGGACGGAAATAATATTACAAAGTCAAAACCGGATCCGGAGGTATTCTTAAAAGCGGCAGAGTATTTGGGATTACCGCCAAAAGCGTGTATGGTTGTGGAAGATGCGGAAGCAGGAATCAAAGCTGCCAAAAAAGGCGGTATGTACGCAGCAGGAATTGGAGAGGCGGCAAAAAGTATAAATGCCGATGAGTCTTTAAAAACATTTTCGGAGTTGCTAGATATTGTAGACAAATGA
- a CDS encoding FAD-dependent oxidoreductase: MITITIDGKQIQTEQGTSVLEAALQNNIYIPHICHHPDLKDISACKLCYVQVEGQDKPVTSCMLKAEDGMNIVTTNEEIQHLRNVAMELILAAHPEDCSTCPKYGNCELQNLIQYMGVSAARMRTRVKGFACESGNPLYEHDMNRCILCGRCVRACNDLREVKVLQYKKKGMETYIGTLHEKLLEDANCRFCGACAEVCPTGTIRDKINYPAAERKEKLVPCRSTCPANTDVPRYIRFVKEGKYDEAAAVIREKVPFPLALGHVCSHVCETECRRCAVNEPISIRNIKRYAAEKDTGKYWRNKGKQLPDTGKNICVVGAGPAGLTAAYYLRKQGHSVTVKEALPKAGGMLQYGIPSYRMPREELDQEIAYILESGIKLETGVRVQNVTELKAQYDAVLVAIGNHEGTLLPMEGNDAEGILLNIDFLRNASMGNETGIGKRVIVLGGGNVAFDCARTAKRLGAEEIHVDCLEARDKMTADEEEIEQAQEEGIQVHPAQSFEKILKDSNNKVSGVAFSDILSFTFDENRKAIIEKAEDSYHEIQADTVIFAVGQRCGLSPEAGMERGRANSIKADEKTLETDIHGVFACGDVTYGTKSVILAIADGRKAAESIDKYLGGDGDISEVLAPVEEHPTAIGQVEGFGYEPRRNPQILSAKERKDNFDMVDRGICDADICQEASRCLQCDLRMDITRSKIWSDYDGEEGEETC, encoded by the coding sequence ATGATTACAATAACAATTGATGGAAAGCAGATTCAGACAGAGCAGGGAACGAGTGTCTTAGAAGCTGCACTTCAAAATAATATCTATATTCCGCATATTTGCCATCATCCGGATTTGAAAGATATTTCTGCCTGTAAACTGTGTTATGTACAGGTAGAAGGTCAGGATAAGCCAGTGACATCGTGTATGTTGAAGGCAGAAGACGGAATGAATATCGTTACAACAAACGAAGAAATCCAGCATTTACGAAATGTTGCGATGGAGCTGATTCTGGCAGCACATCCAGAAGACTGTTCAACTTGTCCAAAGTATGGAAATTGTGAGTTACAGAATCTGATTCAGTATATGGGTGTATCTGCGGCGAGAATGCGTACACGAGTAAAAGGCTTTGCGTGTGAGAGCGGGAATCCATTATATGAACATGACATGAACCGATGCATTTTATGCGGACGCTGTGTAAGAGCATGTAATGATTTAAGAGAAGTAAAGGTATTGCAGTACAAGAAAAAAGGTATGGAAACTTATATCGGAACATTGCATGAAAAATTATTAGAAGATGCAAACTGCAGATTCTGTGGAGCCTGTGCGGAAGTCTGTCCGACTGGAACTATCCGGGATAAAATCAATTATCCGGCAGCGGAGCGAAAAGAAAAGCTTGTTCCGTGTAGAAGTACTTGTCCGGCCAACACAGATGTTCCTCGTTATATTCGGTTTGTAAAAGAAGGAAAATATGATGAAGCAGCAGCTGTAATCCGAGAAAAAGTACCATTTCCACTGGCACTTGGACATGTCTGTTCACATGTTTGTGAGACAGAGTGCAGACGTTGTGCGGTAAATGAGCCAATTTCGATTCGTAATATCAAACGATATGCGGCAGAAAAAGATACGGGGAAATATTGGAGAAATAAAGGCAAACAACTGCCGGATACAGGAAAAAATATTTGTGTAGTCGGAGCCGGCCCAGCCGGATTGACAGCCGCTTATTATCTGAGAAAACAGGGACATAGCGTGACAGTAAAAGAAGCGCTTCCGAAAGCCGGAGGAATGTTACAGTATGGTATCCCTTCTTACAGAATGCCGAGAGAAGAATTGGACCAGGAGATTGCATACATTCTGGAATCAGGAATTAAGTTGGAAACAGGAGTCAGAGTTCAGAATGTCACAGAGTTAAAAGCACAGTACGATGCGGTTTTGGTTGCAATCGGAAATCATGAAGGCACTTTACTTCCGATGGAAGGAAATGATGCGGAAGGCATTTTACTGAATATTGACTTCCTGAGAAACGCATCAATGGGAAATGAGACCGGAATCGGTAAGCGTGTAATCGTGCTTGGTGGCGGTAATGTAGCATTTGACTGTGCAAGAACGGCAAAGAGACTCGGTGCAGAAGAAATTCATGTAGACTGTCTAGAGGCCCGGGATAAGATGACTGCAGACGAGGAAGAAATCGAACAGGCGCAGGAAGAAGGTATCCAGGTACATCCGGCACAGAGCTTTGAGAAGATTTTGAAGGATTCAAATAATAAAGTAAGCGGTGTTGCATTCAGCGATATTTTGTCATTTACATTTGATGAAAATAGAAAAGCAATTATTGAAAAAGCGGAAGATTCTTATCATGAGATTCAGGCAGACACCGTTATTTTTGCTGTAGGGCAGAGATGTGGTTTGAGTCCAGAAGCAGGAATGGAACGTGGAAGAGCAAATTCTATCAAAGCAGATGAGAAGACACTTGAGACAGATATCCACGGAGTATTCGCCTGTGGTGATGTGACTTATGGAACAAAATCTGTTATCCTTGCGATTGCAGATGGAAGAAAAGCGGCAGAATCCATTGATAAATATCTTGGCGGAGATGGTGATATTTCCGAGGTGCTGGCACCGGTTGAAGAACATCCGACAGCAATCGGACAGGTGGAAGGATTTGGTTATGAACCGAGAAGAAATCCACAGATATTAAGTGCAAAAGAGAGAAAAGATAATTTCGATATGGTTGACCGTGGAATCTGTGATGCAGATATTTGCCAAGAAGCATCCAGATGTTTGCAGTGCGATCTGAGAATGGATATTACAAGATCAAAAATCTGGAGTGACTATGACGGAGAGGAGGGAGAAGAAACATGTTAA